In a single window of the Dinghuibacter silviterrae genome:
- a CDS encoding PA2928 family protein yields MMRTLDPNRKKALVYFYTPTSQVGVYLAVFLPITLGLGLLGPFWNIYYGLATGTVVTLLLLLLRGFRIKRRIARALFIYENGQEERLVFKEQSNNYAIKLNGAPQQVISLERNGTPVQIKTFNPYVISVYTIPKQSVYTHDRYPGMMVPAGLFTLPEPPPRRTGCRALGWLLFLILPLSLVVGIIYIINRVMESHSNTYAQPDALVYVLEGKPVLATAVTHFQASEVSNAGTFGSTNCYAEGMDLETGKRLWKVNFHGNGGVRLLGQSARYLFFYNDGLYVVDKQEEKVVARNEDFPAIRDKMSSQPVGDYEGDAGYAYDDSLQALVVKGTDGLFYTIDGTSLKTGTIDIPDPDGYFKNPFQFGNNYEDHIASTTNDGPHCMVIREPVRRTLYSCASDTTRLNGSVFLFGGFLVDAAAPLRTASGGFVLLHKSSIEPDATLLLTGISSSGGTLWQVNTGYAAIPFRFHDQAGDALYVAGNTRGGNGDQLNEVTRIDLKTGEKKIFSF; encoded by the coding sequence ATGATGCGCACCCTCGACCCTAACCGGAAAAAAGCCCTCGTTTATTTTTACACCCCCACTTCCCAGGTGGGCGTCTATCTCGCGGTTTTTCTACCCATTACGTTGGGCCTTGGTCTGTTGGGCCCGTTTTGGAATATCTACTATGGTCTGGCGACAGGAACCGTTGTCACCTTGCTGTTGCTGCTCCTTCGTGGCTTCCGCATAAAACGCAGGATCGCCCGCGCGTTATTCATATACGAAAACGGACAGGAGGAGCGGCTCGTGTTCAAGGAGCAGTCCAACAACTATGCCATCAAGTTGAATGGCGCGCCCCAGCAGGTCATTTCCCTGGAACGCAACGGGACGCCAGTGCAGATAAAGACCTTTAATCCTTACGTGATCAGCGTCTATACGATACCGAAACAGTCGGTCTACACCCATGACCGGTACCCGGGCATGATGGTACCCGCGGGTCTTTTTACGTTGCCCGAGCCGCCCCCGCGGAGAACCGGCTGCCGGGCCCTGGGCTGGCTGTTGTTCCTGATCCTGCCATTGAGTTTGGTTGTCGGGATTATCTATATCATCAACAGGGTGATGGAAAGCCATAGCAATACGTATGCGCAACCGGACGCGCTGGTGTACGTCCTGGAGGGCAAACCCGTCCTGGCGACCGCGGTCACTCATTTCCAGGCTAGCGAGGTGAGCAACGCCGGCACCTTTGGCAGCACCAATTGTTATGCCGAAGGGATGGACCTGGAAACCGGCAAGCGGTTGTGGAAGGTCAACTTCCACGGAAATGGCGGTGTTCGTTTGTTGGGTCAGTCCGCCCGGTACCTTTTCTTTTACAACGACGGGCTGTATGTCGTCGATAAACAGGAGGAGAAGGTGGTGGCCCGCAACGAGGACTTCCCTGCCATCCGGGACAAGATGTCCAGCCAGCCGGTGGGGGACTATGAGGGCGACGCCGGGTATGCCTATGACGATTCCCTACAGGCGCTTGTCGTCAAAGGGACCGACGGTCTTTTCTATACCATTGACGGAACCAGCCTCAAGACGGGCACGATCGACATACCGGATCCCGACGGCTATTTCAAGAACCCATTCCAATTTGGAAACAATTATGAGGACCATATTGCTTCCACGACCAATGACGGGCCTCATTGTATGGTCATCCGGGAACCGGTACGGAGGACCCTGTACAGTTGCGCGTCCGACACGACACGCCTGAATGGTTCGGTATTTCTCTTTGGCGGATTCCTGGTGGATGCCGCTGCACCCCTTCGCACGGCTTCCGGTGGTTTTGTCCTCCTCCACAAGTCGTCCATTGAACCCGATGCCACTTTGCTGCTCACCGGTATTTCATCCTCCGGCGGCACCCTTTGGCAGGTGAATACCGGTTATGCCGCCATCCCATTCCGGTTCCATGACCAGGCCGGGGATGCGCTTTATGTCGCGGGGAATACCCGAGGCGGGAACGGCGATCAGTTGAACGAGGTGACGCGGATCGATCTTAAGACAGGGGAGAAAAAGATTTTTTCGTTCTAG
- a CDS encoding DinB family protein, producing MNKLLWQQFGAAIDMLAFLEEGRAKLHRQLSGTDDLLTKRFVSEYKDYSLFELLLYNMRHVQHHAAQLNLLLRQAGQTPPDWVSRTKKSFSPLS from the coding sequence ATGAACAAACTCTTGTGGCAACAATTCGGCGCAGCAATAGACATGCTGGCGTTCCTGGAGGAAGGGCGCGCCAAATTGCACCGGCAGTTGTCGGGTACGGACGACTTGCTGACCAAGCGCTTTGTCAGCGAATACAAGGATTATAGCCTTTTCGAGTTATTGTTGTACAATATGCGCCATGTGCAGCACCATGCGGCGCAGTTGAATTTGTTGCTGCGGCAGGCCGGGCAAACCCCTCCGGATTGGGTGTCTAGAACGAAAAAATCTTTTTCTCCCCTGTCTTAA
- a CDS encoding putative glycoside hydrolase, with translation MKYLWLIALLPALTASAQERRDFPSVFEAWNPAQNLNEGPSGPTVPLTGTKFEIMARHDLVFLGWQGLWLHTNDSSITLASHFTPQSIQMALKVRASLLALNPHIILLAQVDYRSSNDKLLRLPPGSPVWKHDASGNRIPTGEPAEYGVNYFLDFGSPLVQHMAAEQCAALVKSGVFDGCMLDWWHDKASDDPDGSARVGLIKAIRAAAGPDALILGNVNGSLPTKTAADLNGMYMEGFGSPFFPDWHTAATNLIWGETHLRKPGFTALEGWWKNSRNDYALMRMVTTLALVFSNGYVLFSDPNALPTPDHLHDWYPFWDKSLGRPMGPLADPGKPNLSGAFMRAYEKGEVVFNPSTNKVVTVRFDEPHTSVATHQTNRSFTVQAGDGDIFLKKQ, from the coding sequence AAACGAAGGCCCGTCCGGCCCCACCGTCCCCCTGACCGGAACCAAGTTTGAGATCATGGCGCGCCACGACCTCGTATTCCTGGGCTGGCAGGGGCTCTGGTTGCACACCAACGATTCATCGATTACGCTCGCCAGCCACTTTACGCCCCAGAGCATCCAAATGGCGCTAAAGGTACGGGCTTCACTGCTGGCCCTCAACCCCCATATCATCCTCCTTGCCCAGGTCGACTACCGGTCGTCGAACGACAAGCTCCTGCGGTTGCCGCCCGGCTCTCCGGTCTGGAAACACGACGCCTCGGGTAACCGCATCCCCACGGGTGAACCCGCGGAATACGGGGTCAATTACTTCCTCGATTTTGGGAGCCCTTTGGTGCAGCACATGGCCGCCGAGCAATGCGCGGCCCTGGTGAAATCGGGTGTTTTCGACGGCTGTATGCTGGACTGGTGGCACGACAAAGCATCGGATGACCCGGACGGAAGCGCCCGCGTGGGGCTCATCAAGGCCATACGCGCCGCGGCCGGACCGGACGCCCTCATCCTGGGGAATGTCAACGGCTCCCTGCCCACCAAGACCGCCGCCGACCTGAACGGCATGTACATGGAAGGATTTGGCAGTCCGTTCTTCCCCGACTGGCACACCGCCGCGACAAATTTGATCTGGGGGGAAACACACCTGCGCAAACCCGGCTTTACCGCCCTGGAGGGTTGGTGGAAAAACAGCCGGAACGACTATGCGCTGATGCGCATGGTGACTACGCTGGCGCTGGTGTTCTCGAACGGCTATGTCCTGTTCTCCGATCCCAATGCGCTCCCGACGCCCGATCACCTCCACGATTGGTATCCTTTTTGGGACAAGTCCCTGGGTAGACCAATGGGTCCGCTCGCCGACCCCGGCAAACCCAATCTTTCCGGGGCATTTATGAGGGCGTATGAAAAGGGAGAGGTGGTGTTCAATCCTTCCACCAACAAGGTGGTAACGGTCCGGTTCGACGAACCGCATACCAGCGTCGCCACACACCAAACGAATCGCTCCTTCACCGTGCAGGCGGGTGACGGCGATATTTTTTTAAAAAAACAGTGA